GGCACTCCTGTAACGATCGGCGACCCATTGACGTCCCCGCCGAAGCTGAGGCAGGTGCCTGAGCTTCACGCGGAGCAGCGCGGCCTGGAGTTCGTCCAGGCGGGAATTGACCCCCTCGATTTCGTGGACGTACTTCTGGACGCTGCCGTAGTTTCTCAGGAGGCGGATGCGCTGGGCAATCTCATCGGAATCCGTGACCACGGCTCCGGCGTCTCCGAAGGCCCCCAGATTCTTGGTAGGGAAAAAGCTGAAGCAGCCGATGGTCCCCCAGGACCCCGTCATCCTTCCCGACACCGAGGCTCCGTGACTCTGAGCGCAGTCCTCGATGACGAAGAGCTTATATTTTTCAGCCACGGTATGGATGGAGGGCATGTCACAGGGCTGGCCGTACAAGTGGACCGGCATGATGGCCCGGGTGCGTTTCGTGATAGCTGGCTCGATTCGCAGGGGATCGAGATTGTAAAATTCGTCGGGCTCCACGAAAACAGGGGTGGCGCCGCGCTCCGTGATGCCCAGGACGGAGGCGATATAGGTATTCGACGGGACGATGACCTCGTCCCCCGGACCGATGTCGAGGGCGCGCACCGAGAGGACGAGCGCGTCCAATCCCGAAGCCAGGCCCACGCAGTGCCGGCTTCCCGTGAAGCGGGCGAATTCCTCCTCAAAGGCTTCCACTTCTTTCCCCAGGACGTACCAACCGGAGCGAAGCACCCGGCCGGCCGCCTCGAGGTACTCTTCGCGAAAAAGCTCGAACTGGGGGCTCAGGGTATTTGCGGGGACCTTCACTGCAATCGCCTCCCATCGAATGATTGCATTCGTGAGACAAACGTGTCGTAGTCACGAATGTAATCGGATTCATCGTAATGATCGGAAGCCAGCACCAACAGGACGCTGTCCCTCTCGATCCAACGCATGGTGTGCCACAGGTCGGGCCCGAGGAACAGACCTTTTTCGGGGGTGTTCAGAACAAAGGTCTCCGTCCTGCCCAGGCCGTCGTCCAGAAAAACCTCGATGGCCCCGTTCACGCAGACCAGAAATTGCCTCAGGGCCTTGTGCGCATGTCCTCCCCGCACGCCGCCGGGCCCCACGCCATAGGAATAGTACACGCGTCTGATCTCGAAGGGGACGTCGCGAAGCGCCTCGATGAACGAGACCCTTCCCAACACGGAGGGCTTTGCGGCCC
The sequence above is a segment of the uncultured Fretibacterium sp. genome. Coding sequences within it:
- a CDS encoding DegT/DnrJ/EryC1/StrS family aminotransferase — translated: MKVPANTLSPQFELFREEYLEAAGRVLRSGWYVLGKEVEAFEEEFARFTGSRHCVGLASGLDALVLSVRALDIGPGDEVIVPSNTYIASVLGITERGATPVFVEPDEFYNLDPLRIEPAITKRTRAIMPVHLYGQPCDMPSIHTVAEKYKLFVIEDCAQSHGASVSGRMTGSWGTIGCFSFFPTKNLGAFGDAGAVVTDSDEIAQRIRLLRNYGSVQKYVHEIEGVNSRLDELQAALLRVKLRHLPQLRRGRQWVADRYRSAITNPSIGLPKVRDNVEPVWHQFVVASDKRDALQRHLKNAGIGTLIHYPIPPHLSRAYSRLGFGKGDFPIAERCADTVLSLPVYDGISPAEIDYVCAAINDFA
- a CDS encoding FdtA/QdtA family cupin domain-containing protein, with the protein product MLQDIKTRAAKPSVLGRVSFIEALRDVPFEIRRVYYSYGVGPGGVRGGHAHKALRQFLVCVNGAIEVFLDDGLGRTETFVLNTPEKGLFLGPDLWHTMRWIERDSVLLVLASDHYDESDYIRDYDTFVSRMQSFDGRRLQ